Proteins from one Shewanella pealeana ATCC 700345 genomic window:
- the cysB gene encoding HTH-type transcriptional regulator CysB → MKLQQLRYIAEVVNYNLNVSATAENLYTSQPGISKQVRMLEDELGIQIFGRSGKHLTHVTPAGQQVINIANDILGKVESIKKVAEEYTKPDQGELNIATTDTQARYALPHIIQGFIDRYPKVNLHMHQGTPSQISELAARGDADFAIATEAMHLYSDLIMLPCYHWNRSIVVTRDHPLAARSNISIEDLARFPLVTYVFGFDRASEIEKSFNRAGLEPRVVFSATSADVLKTYVRLGLGVGVIASMAIDEHMDKDLVAIDASHLFAHSTTKIGFRKGNFLRTYMYDFIEHFAPHLTRPVVEQAVALRDAQQIEAMFEDIELPVR, encoded by the coding sequence ATGAAGTTGCAGCAACTTAGATATATTGCTGAGGTTGTAAATTACAATCTCAATGTTTCTGCTACTGCAGAAAATCTGTATACATCTCAGCCGGGTATAAGCAAGCAAGTAAGAATGCTTGAAGATGAACTTGGGATCCAGATTTTTGGCCGCAGTGGTAAACATTTAACCCATGTTACGCCTGCTGGCCAGCAAGTGATCAATATCGCCAACGACATCTTAGGAAAAGTTGAAAGTATTAAGAAAGTGGCTGAAGAGTATACTAAGCCAGATCAAGGCGAGCTCAACATCGCGACCACAGATACTCAAGCAAGATATGCTTTGCCGCATATCATCCAAGGTTTTATTGATCGCTATCCAAAAGTTAACTTGCACATGCATCAAGGCACGCCATCACAGATCAGTGAGTTGGCCGCGAGAGGTGACGCTGATTTTGCTATAGCGACTGAAGCTATGCACCTCTATAGTGACTTGATCATGTTGCCTTGTTATCACTGGAATCGTTCGATTGTGGTTACGCGTGATCATCCGCTGGCGGCGAGAAGCAATATTAGTATCGAAGATCTCGCACGCTTCCCATTGGTCACTTATGTATTTGGCTTTGACCGTGCTTCAGAAATCGAAAAGTCCTTTAATCGCGCTGGGCTAGAGCCAAGAGTGGTCTTCAGTGCGACCAGTGCCGATGTACTTAAAACCTATGTGAGACTTGGGTTAGGGGTGGGTGTGATCGCTTCTATGGCGATTGACGAGCATATGGATAAAGATTTAGTGGCAATTGATGCAAGCCATCTATTTGCCCATAGCACCACTAAGATTGGCTTCAGAAAGGGTAACTTCCTGCGTACTTATATGTATGACTTTATAGAACATTTTGCGCCACACTTGACTAGACCTGTAGTTGAGCAAGCCGTTGCACTGAGAGACGCACAGCAGATTGAAGCTATGTTTGAAGATATAGAACTTCCCGTTAGGTAG
- a CDS encoding L-serine ammonia-lyase codes for MISVFDMFKIGIGPSSSHTVGPMKAGNVFIEQLQQLNILDSVDELRSELFGSLGQTGVGHGTGKAVILGLMGEAPESVDTDSIDAILEQVKNTGLLTLASGRKVLFTRADGITYHRRKSLPAHANAMTLYAYKDGECIYDRTYYSVGGGFILDEDEIKAQDASPAAPIQSAPFDFDSAQQLLELCTENGFSISSLMMMNELSIADADEINDQLWQIWQTMKTCVERGYQKEGILPGGLKLRRRAPSLHRRLKAEGKNCVDPLTAMDWVDLFALSVNEQNAAGDRVVTAPTNGAAGIIPAVLCYYDMFVQEVDQDVCNRYLLTAAAIGILYKKNASISGAEVGCQGEVGVACSMAAAALTEIMGGTVEHVENAAEIGMEHNLGLTCDPVGGLVQVPCIERNAMGAVKAINASRMAMRGDGNHKVSLDKVIKTMMDTGKDMRSKYKETAKGGLAVNIVEC; via the coding sequence ATGATTAGTGTATTCGACATGTTCAAAATCGGCATCGGGCCGTCAAGTTCTCATACTGTAGGTCCAATGAAAGCGGGCAACGTTTTTATTGAGCAACTGCAGCAGTTAAATATTCTCGATAGCGTTGATGAATTACGTTCAGAGCTGTTTGGCTCTTTAGGGCAAACAGGGGTAGGTCACGGCACTGGCAAAGCCGTCATTTTAGGGCTTATGGGAGAGGCGCCAGAATCAGTAGATACTGACAGCATTGATGCCATTTTAGAGCAAGTAAAAAACACCGGGCTGCTAACACTTGCAAGCGGACGAAAAGTACTCTTTACTCGCGCAGACGGTATCACCTACCACAGGCGCAAAAGCCTGCCAGCTCATGCCAATGCCATGACCTTATATGCCTATAAAGACGGCGAGTGCATCTATGATCGCACCTATTACTCTGTAGGGGGTGGCTTCATTCTCGATGAAGATGAAATCAAAGCACAAGATGCATCCCCGGCAGCACCGATTCAATCAGCCCCTTTTGACTTTGATTCAGCGCAACAACTGCTTGAGCTCTGTACTGAAAATGGTTTCAGCATTTCATCACTTATGATGATGAATGAACTTAGCATTGCCGACGCCGACGAGATCAATGATCAATTGTGGCAAATCTGGCAAACCATGAAGACCTGTGTTGAGCGCGGTTACCAAAAGGAAGGCATCCTTCCTGGAGGCTTAAAACTGAGACGCCGTGCACCTTCGCTACATCGTCGTTTAAAAGCCGAAGGCAAGAACTGCGTCGATCCGCTAACCGCTATGGATTGGGTCGACCTATTTGCCCTATCAGTTAACGAGCAAAATGCCGCTGGCGATCGTGTTGTTACCGCACCGACTAACGGCGCAGCAGGGATTATTCCTGCGGTATTATGTTATTACGACATGTTCGTTCAAGAAGTTGACCAAGACGTTTGCAATCGCTATCTACTGACGGCTGCTGCCATTGGTATTCTTTATAAGAAGAATGCTTCTATCTCTGGCGCTGAAGTGGGTTGCCAGGGGGAAGTTGGCGTAGCTTGCTCTATGGCTGCAGCGGCTCTGACTGAGATCATGGGCGGCACTGTTGAACATGTTGAGAATGCAGCTGAAATCGGCATGGAGCATAACCTAGGCTTAACTTGTGACCCTGTAGGCGGCCTTGTACAAGTTCCTTGTATTGAACGTAATGCTATGGGGGCGGTAAAAGCGATTAACGCTTCACGTATGGCAATGCGCGGCGATGGTAACCATAAAGTCTCACTCGATAAGGTGATTAAGACCATGATGGATACAGGTAAAGATATGCGTAGTAAGTATAAAGAGACTGCCAAAGGTGGTCTTGCGGTGAATATCGTCGAGTGCTAA
- the nagZ gene encoding beta-N-acetylhexosaminidase, producing the protein MSYLMLDIESTELSATESSQLTHPMIGGLILFSRNYVSRTQLITLIKSIRAIRPDILIAVDHEGGRVQRFREGFTVLPAMGDILPAAKGDMTQAKSWATELGYLMAIELLAVDIDLSFAPVLDLNGVSQVIGTRSFSPDKGEVAELASAFIDGMEQAGMCAVGKHFPGHGSVEADSHIAKPVDERTQDEIFANDMQPFKTLIAKDRLQGIMPAHVIYPKVDSQPAGFSPFWLQEVLRKQLAFNGVIFSDDLGMKGAAVAGGYTARAQAALDAGCNMILVCNDSRGATEVLDGVNWPSEDQGLSASLLKPDQSRVAKALEDSARWERAMAIAQSLI; encoded by the coding sequence ATGAGTTATTTGATGTTAGATATCGAGTCAACGGAGCTGAGTGCTACGGAATCATCGCAGTTAACTCATCCCATGATAGGCGGCTTAATTTTGTTTAGTCGTAATTATGTCAGCAGGACTCAGTTAATCACCCTCATTAAGTCAATACGCGCTATTCGCCCTGATATTCTGATTGCAGTCGATCATGAAGGTGGCAGAGTGCAACGCTTTCGAGAAGGGTTTACTGTGTTACCTGCAATGGGAGATATTCTTCCTGCAGCCAAAGGAGATATGACGCAGGCCAAGAGCTGGGCTACCGAGCTAGGTTACTTGATGGCGATAGAACTGCTTGCTGTTGACATCGATTTAAGCTTCGCGCCGGTATTGGATTTAAACGGTGTTAGCCAAGTGATAGGCACTAGAAGTTTCAGCCCTGACAAGGGGGAGGTTGCCGAGCTTGCTAGTGCTTTTATTGATGGCATGGAGCAAGCGGGTATGTGTGCCGTGGGTAAGCATTTTCCAGGGCATGGTAGCGTTGAAGCCGACTCTCATATTGCTAAGCCGGTTGATGAACGTACTCAAGATGAGATTTTTGCCAATGATATGCAGCCGTTTAAAACCTTAATCGCTAAAGACCGTTTACAGGGCATCATGCCAGCGCATGTGATTTATCCTAAGGTGGATAGCCAGCCTGCAGGTTTTTCTCCATTTTGGCTACAAGAGGTACTGCGTAAGCAGCTAGCCTTCAACGGCGTCATTTTCTCCGATGACTTAGGTATGAAAGGAGCGGCAGTGGCCGGTGGTTACACGGCTAGAGCGCAGGCAGCACTCGATGCCGGTTGTAATATGATTCTAGTTTGTAACGATAGCCGCGGAGCGACTGAGGTGTTAGATGGCGTTAATTGGCCCTCTGAAGATCAAGGCTTGAGTGCTAGCCTGTTAAAACCAGATCAGAGCCGAGTGGCCAAGGCCTTAGAAGACAGCGCTCGCTGGGAGCGGGCTATGGCCATCGCTCAAAGTTTGATTTAG
- the ycfP gene encoding alpha/beta hydrolase YcfP has translation MILYLHGFDATSPGNHDKMRQLQFIDDDVRLVSYSTLHPKNDMQYLLNEVSKQIASSEDKSPLIIGVGLGGYWAERIGFLNGIKSVLINPNLLPQDNMVGQIDRPEEYADIANKCVKDFRALNSGKALCILARQDDVNDNANVESTLKDYYSIEWDEEQQHKFVSLASQLQCIKAFKAN, from the coding sequence ATGATCCTTTATCTTCATGGGTTTGATGCAACAAGCCCTGGCAATCATGACAAAATGCGTCAGTTGCAGTTTATTGACGATGACGTGCGCTTGGTAAGTTATAGCACCTTACACCCTAAAAACGATATGCAGTACTTGCTGAATGAAGTCAGCAAGCAGATCGCCTCTTCAGAGGATAAGTCGCCTTTGATTATTGGAGTAGGCTTAGGGGGATATTGGGCCGAGCGTATCGGTTTTTTAAATGGCATTAAATCGGTTCTGATTAATCCTAATTTGCTGCCTCAAGATAATATGGTCGGTCAGATTGACCGTCCAGAAGAGTACGCAGATATTGCGAACAAGTGCGTTAAAGATTTTCGCGCCTTAAATTCCGGCAAAGCACTGTGCATCTTGGCACGTCAGGATGATGTTAATGACAACGCCAATGTTGAGTCCACACTTAAAGATTATTATTCGATAGAGTGGGATGAAGAGCAGCAGCATAAGTTTGTCTCGCTAGCGAGTCAGCTGCAATGTATTAAGGCATTTAAAGCGAACTAG
- a CDS encoding acylphosphatase: protein MKRVIIKIYGKVQGVSYRDNALVQANTLGVTGYVSNLSDGSVQILAQGGHPAVDKLISWCYIGAPASRVDEVVVEEDEADEIYLDFSIIQL, encoded by the coding sequence ATGAAGCGTGTCATCATTAAAATTTACGGTAAGGTACAAGGGGTTTCTTATCGTGATAATGCACTTGTTCAAGCCAATACTCTCGGTGTGACGGGGTACGTGAGTAACCTAAGCGATGGTTCGGTGCAAATCTTAGCTCAAGGAGGTCATCCTGCTGTGGATAAGCTGATTAGTTGGTGTTATATCGGCGCCCCAGCATCTAGGGTTGACGAGGTGGTTGTAGAAGAGGACGAGGCAGATGAGATCTACCTCGATTTTTCAATTATCCAGCTCTAA
- a CDS encoding peptidoglycan binding protein CsiV encodes MLRLSKNKLSAALAVSLLSSLSVSANAAEERWFEVEVYLFERDAPSVEQWPAKVAQARTRKTVDFITPMVSTDLTAVSMGLNGCTSSDWATDSVNCNEQLSKANHKALADVPMQIAAPQPAVAHLGDGAVLLAESQSQFKDIIATISREKGTSSLLHMTWQQSMLPRSQAIPVKLYSGHDYSEQYEFNGQPIEVNTSASEFGNFDFMQSQFSNDTKTPIWKLDGTVNIYLQHYLFIETNFTLREEGSKTITLTQNEPLMSAREEGGVDETVGQEVTKPYLYAIEMQQNRRVRSDEVHYFDHPKMGMIIQIRKMEHPSAMTDKSTDEIATLPQATY; translated from the coding sequence GTGTTAAGACTATCTAAAAACAAGCTAAGCGCAGCTTTAGCTGTTAGCCTTTTATCCAGCTTATCTGTGAGCGCTAACGCTGCAGAAGAACGTTGGTTTGAGGTCGAAGTCTATCTCTTTGAGCGCGATGCACCGAGCGTTGAACAGTGGCCAGCTAAAGTCGCACAGGCTCGTACACGTAAGACTGTCGACTTTATTACTCCAATGGTCAGCACCGACTTAACAGCCGTTAGCATGGGACTTAACGGTTGTACTTCAAGCGATTGGGCAACCGATAGCGTGAACTGTAATGAGCAACTTAGCAAAGCGAACCATAAGGCTTTAGCCGATGTACCGATGCAAATTGCGGCCCCACAGCCTGCCGTTGCGCATTTAGGTGATGGCGCGGTGTTACTCGCTGAAAGTCAAAGCCAATTCAAAGATATTATCGCGACCATTTCTCGCGAAAAAGGCACGTCTAGCCTTTTGCATATGACATGGCAACAATCAATGCTCCCTCGCAGCCAAGCGATCCCTGTCAAACTATACTCGGGGCATGACTACTCAGAGCAATATGAGTTTAACGGGCAACCAATTGAGGTTAACACTAGCGCTTCAGAGTTTGGCAACTTCGACTTTATGCAGAGTCAATTCTCAAACGATACCAAAACACCGATCTGGAAGCTCGATGGGACGGTAAATATTTATTTGCAGCATTACCTGTTTATTGAAACTAATTTCACCTTACGCGAAGAAGGCAGTAAGACGATAACCCTGACACAAAATGAGCCGTTAATGAGCGCTCGTGAAGAAGGCGGTGTAGATGAAACGGTGGGTCAAGAAGTGACGAAACCTTATCTCTATGCCATTGAGATGCAGCAAAACCGCAGAGTGCGTAGTGATGAAGTCCACTACTTTGATCACCCCAAAATGGGCATGATCATTCAGATTCGAAAAATGGAACATCCGAGTGCAATGACTGACAAGTCAACAGATGAAATCGCGACCTTGCCACAGGCTACATATTAG
- the mfd gene encoding transcription-repair coupling factor — protein MNSFSVLTPPAVKSAKLAQTLCTLGGAAQALTIANIAKQHLGVTLVVTADTPNAISLETELSYLLSEQSIPIWLFPDRETLPYDSFSPHQDLVSQRLEALSRIPQAQHAVVIVPITTLMVRLPPQSFLTGNVLMLEKGDKYRLMDVREQLINTGYHVVEQVYEHGEFAVRGSIIDIFPMGSSQPFRIELFDDEVETIRHFDPETQRSSKEINAIRLLPAKEFPTDDAAIEGFRQRYRRRFEVLVKEPGSIYQMVSKKTMPAGIENYLPLFFDETSTLFDYLPSNTQLITLGDIEAATHSHLHEVEVRYEDRRVDPLRPLLTPQELYLLTEQIFSAFKGYPRFGLKDEAYTGTAAHAKASKLPEIGANHKLKQPLAELEKYAALGDRMLFSAESEGRREALLELLSKINIKPKLFNHFDEFVASKAKVGLIVSPLAQGCIIEKKTGGKFSLICETELFGQRISQRRRRDKQRQISSDALVKNLAELKVGQPIVHLDHGVARYQGLETLDTGGLVAEYLVLEYSGGDKLYVPVAALNLISRYSVGPDEEATLNKLGNESWAKAKKKAVEKIRDVAAELLDVYARRQARPGEACRIDLEEYAQFANSFPYEETVDQETAIEAVLEDMRSPTAMDRLVCGDVGFGKTEVAMRAAFVAVNDGKQVAILVPTTLLAQQHYENFKDRFADWPFKIEVMSRFKTAKEQTQVMKELLDGKVDIVIGTHKLLQSEAKFENLGLLVIDEEHRFGVRQKEKIKALRANVDILTLTATPIPRTLNMAMSGMRDLSIIATPPAKRLAVKTFVREYDEATIREALLREILRGGQVYFLHNSVETIEKRAAEISELLPEARVVTAHGQMRERELERVMSDFYHQRFNVLVCTTIIETGIDVPSANTIVIERADNFGLAQLHQLRGRVGRSHHQAYAYLMTPHPKSMTKDARKRLEAIGALEDLGAGFMLATQDLEIRGAGELLGDEQSGHISKIGFTLYMEMLEDAVKSLKQGKEPSLNQMLRHQCEVELRIPALLPEDYVGDVNIRLSLYKRIANCETAKALDEMKVELIDRFGMLPDATKNLMEMTLYKHLATQLGLRKIEMHAKGGSIEFGENNKVDPTFIIGLLQSQPQVYRMDGPNKLKFAMPSETAKDRLALLKLLIEQLFQHRLGE, from the coding sequence ATGAATTCTTTTTCTGTATTGACTCCACCAGCGGTCAAGAGTGCCAAACTGGCCCAAACGCTGTGTACACTGGGCGGCGCGGCACAAGCGCTAACCATCGCGAATATTGCTAAGCAACATCTAGGGGTGACCTTAGTGGTGACCGCGGATACGCCTAACGCAATCAGCCTAGAAACTGAGCTTAGCTACCTGCTCAGTGAGCAATCAATACCGATCTGGCTTTTTCCCGATAGAGAAACACTTCCCTACGACAGCTTCTCACCGCACCAAGACTTAGTCTCACAGCGACTTGAAGCGTTATCGCGTATTCCTCAGGCGCAACACGCCGTTGTCATTGTCCCGATCACTACACTCATGGTGCGCCTGCCGCCACAATCGTTCCTAACAGGTAACGTGTTGATGCTGGAAAAAGGTGACAAATACCGCCTAATGGATGTTCGTGAACAGCTCATTAACACTGGCTATCATGTGGTTGAGCAAGTTTATGAACATGGCGAATTTGCCGTGCGTGGCTCTATCATCGATATTTTCCCTATGGGATCGAGCCAACCCTTTAGAATCGAGTTATTCGACGATGAAGTGGAAACCATTCGACATTTCGATCCAGAAACTCAGCGCTCGAGTAAAGAGATAAATGCAATTCGTCTGTTACCGGCGAAAGAGTTCCCTACCGATGACGCGGCGATTGAAGGCTTTAGACAAAGATACCGCCGCCGCTTCGAGGTATTAGTCAAAGAGCCTGGCTCGATTTATCAGATGGTCAGTAAGAAGACCATGCCGGCCGGTATTGAAAACTATCTGCCACTGTTTTTTGATGAGACCTCGACTCTGTTTGATTATCTGCCGAGTAATACTCAGCTGATCACCCTAGGCGATATTGAAGCGGCGACTCACTCACACCTTCATGAAGTCGAAGTGCGTTATGAAGACAGGCGTGTCGACCCATTAAGGCCGCTACTGACGCCACAAGAGTTATATTTGCTTACCGAGCAGATCTTCTCAGCTTTTAAAGGCTATCCTCGCTTTGGGCTTAAAGATGAAGCCTACACAGGCACGGCAGCCCATGCTAAAGCCAGTAAGTTACCGGAAATTGGCGCAAACCATAAACTCAAACAGCCGTTAGCCGAGCTGGAAAAATACGCAGCACTTGGCGATAGAATGTTATTTAGCGCCGAATCTGAGGGACGCCGCGAAGCGCTTTTAGAGCTACTTAGCAAGATCAACATTAAGCCTAAGCTGTTTAATCACTTCGACGAGTTTGTAGCCAGCAAGGCAAAAGTAGGACTGATAGTGTCTCCTCTTGCTCAAGGCTGCATCATTGAGAAGAAAACCGGCGGCAAGTTCAGTTTAATTTGTGAAACTGAGCTATTTGGTCAACGGATCTCACAGCGTCGCCGCCGTGATAAACAGCGTCAGATCAGCTCAGATGCTCTGGTTAAAAACTTGGCCGAGCTCAAAGTGGGTCAACCTATTGTTCACTTAGATCATGGTGTAGCGCGCTATCAAGGTTTAGAAACCTTAGATACTGGCGGCTTAGTCGCCGAGTATTTGGTGCTTGAATACTCAGGTGGCGATAAGCTGTATGTGCCCGTAGCAGCACTTAATTTAATCAGCCGTTATAGCGTTGGTCCCGATGAAGAGGCGACGCTCAATAAACTCGGTAATGAAAGCTGGGCTAAGGCCAAGAAAAAAGCGGTTGAGAAGATTCGCGATGTCGCCGCCGAGCTACTGGATGTCTACGCTCGCAGACAAGCAAGACCCGGTGAAGCTTGTCGAATCGACCTAGAAGAGTACGCGCAGTTTGCCAATAGCTTTCCCTATGAAGAGACAGTTGACCAAGAGACTGCCATCGAAGCTGTTCTGGAAGATATGCGCTCACCTACAGCCATGGACAGACTGGTTTGTGGTGATGTGGGCTTTGGTAAGACCGAGGTTGCCATGCGCGCCGCTTTCGTCGCGGTAAACGATGGTAAACAGGTCGCCATTTTAGTGCCTACTACCCTACTCGCTCAGCAGCATTACGAGAACTTTAAAGACAGATTTGCCGACTGGCCATTCAAGATTGAGGTAATGTCGCGCTTTAAGACTGCGAAAGAGCAGACTCAAGTGATGAAAGAGCTGCTCGATGGTAAAGTCGATATCGTGATCGGTACTCATAAACTGCTGCAGTCTGAGGCCAAGTTTGAAAACTTAGGCTTGCTAGTCATCGATGAAGAACACCGTTTTGGGGTAAGACAGAAAGAGAAGATTAAGGCGCTCAGAGCCAATGTCGATATTTTAACCTTAACCGCCACGCCAATCCCACGTACCTTGAATATGGCAATGTCGGGCATGCGTGATCTGTCGATTATAGCCACTCCTCCGGCTAAACGACTCGCTGTCAAAACCTTCGTTAGAGAATACGATGAAGCCACCATTCGTGAAGCTTTGCTTCGTGAGATCTTAAGGGGTGGCCAAGTCTACTTCCTGCACAATAGCGTCGAAACCATCGAAAAACGCGCGGCTGAGATAAGCGAACTCCTGCCTGAAGCGCGAGTAGTGACAGCCCACGGTCAGATGCGTGAGCGTGAGCTTGAGCGAGTAATGTCAGATTTTTATCATCAACGCTTTAACGTGTTGGTGTGTACCACCATCATTGAAACCGGTATCGACGTGCCATCGGCCAATACCATAGTGATTGAGCGTGCCGATAACTTTGGTCTGGCTCAGTTGCATCAGTTACGTGGCCGTGTAGGACGGTCTCATCATCAAGCCTATGCTTATTTGATGACGCCTCATCCAAAAAGTATGACCAAAGATGCCCGCAAGCGTCTAGAAGCCATCGGTGCATTAGAAGATCTCGGTGCGGGCTTTATGCTTGCAACCCAAGACTTGGAAATTCGCGGCGCAGGCGAGCTGCTTGGCGATGAACAAAGTGGTCATATCTCCAAGATTGGTTTTACCCTCTACATGGAAATGTTAGAAGATGCGGTGAAATCACTTAAGCAAGGTAAAGAGCCGTCGCTAAACCAGATGCTGCGTCATCAATGTGAAGTCGAGCTGCGAATTCCTGCGCTACTGCCTGAAGATTATGTGGGTGACGTGAATATTCGTCTATCTCTGTATAAGCGAATTGCTAACTGCGAAACCGCAAAAGCGCTCGATGAAATGAAAGTTGAATTGATTGACCGCTTCGGTATGTTACCCGATGCGACTAAGAATCTTATGGAGATGACACTTTATAAGCACTTGGCCACACAGTTAGGCTTAAGAAAAATCGAAATGCACGCTAAAGGTGGTAGTATAGAGTTCGGTGAAAACAATAAGGTTGATCCAACCTTCATCATCGGTTTGCTACAGAGCCAGCCCCAAGTATATCGAATGGACGGCCCCAATAAGCTAAAATTTGCAATGCCTTCTGAAACAGCGAAAGACAGGCTCGCACTACTTAAACTGTTAATTGAGCAGTTGTTTCAACATCGTCTTGGAGAATAA
- a CDS encoding lipoprotein-releasing ABC transporter permease subunit, protein MNLSLSFYIGYRYWRSRKANAFASFITIFSVSGILLGVAALIVVSSVMNGLENQLKQRILGAVPQLTVHSQTAIENWPSQVEKLSQLPGVQGATPSISTQAMVQSPSNIGAAQVYGIYPEQEKTLLNTTKRVYSGDFDALESGKYRVILGAELARTLDVAPGDKIRILSGDGVVYTPLGPVPSQRKFTVAGVFEMGSQVDATLAYVHHDDAQRLMRQKAGEVKELRLYLDDPFNAAKMAPEVVAQFATPVTTTDWRDTYGHLFGAVKMEKNMMSLMLSLIIAVAAFNIVSALVMMVVDKTTDVAVLKTQGLTTANVMGIFMIQGSLNAVIGLISGVAVGSLLTLNLNTITQALGISILGAGQNLPVQLELSQLTWIVVGTLVMTLVATVYPAIRAANVQPAAALRYE, encoded by the coding sequence ATGAATCTTTCATTATCGTTTTATATTGGTTATCGCTACTGGCGATCCCGTAAAGCCAACGCATTCGCATCATTTATTACTATTTTTTCTGTTTCTGGCATTTTACTCGGTGTAGCGGCATTGATTGTGGTCAGTTCGGTGATGAATGGCTTAGAGAACCAGCTTAAACAACGAATTTTAGGGGCTGTGCCGCAATTAACCGTGCACTCGCAAACGGCCATCGAGAATTGGCCAAGCCAAGTGGAGAAACTAAGCCAACTTCCGGGCGTTCAGGGCGCAACCCCAAGTATATCGACCCAAGCCATGGTGCAGTCGCCGAGTAATATAGGCGCCGCGCAGGTGTATGGCATCTATCCTGAGCAGGAAAAAACACTACTAAATACCACTAAGCGAGTTTACTCGGGAGATTTTGATGCCTTAGAGTCGGGGAAATACCGGGTTATTTTAGGCGCTGAGTTAGCCCGAACACTCGACGTTGCGCCTGGGGATAAAATTCGAATTCTTAGTGGTGATGGCGTTGTGTATACGCCATTGGGGCCGGTGCCGAGTCAACGTAAGTTCACCGTGGCGGGTGTTTTTGAAATGGGCTCACAAGTCGATGCGACTCTGGCCTATGTTCATCATGATGATGCTCAGCGACTGATGCGTCAAAAGGCGGGAGAGGTCAAGGAGCTGCGTCTATATCTCGATGATCCTTTCAATGCCGCCAAAATGGCGCCAGAGGTCGTTGCGCAATTTGCCACTCCCGTGACGACGACCGATTGGCGTGACACCTATGGACATCTGTTTGGGGCGGTGAAGATGGAAAAGAACATGATGTCTTTGATGCTTAGTCTCATTATTGCCGTTGCAGCCTTTAATATCGTTTCCGCCCTGGTGATGATGGTGGTGGATAAAACTACGGATGTTGCGGTACTCAAGACCCAAGGTCTGACGACGGCGAATGTGATGGGCATTTTTATGATCCAAGGCTCACTCAACGCGGTCATAGGTCTTATATCCGGCGTGGCAGTCGGCAGTTTATTAACCCTCAACCTCAACACCATAACTCAGGCTCTTGGGATCTCTATCTTGGGTGCAGGGCAGAATCTGCCTGTTCAACTTGAGTTGAGTCAATTGACTTGGATTGTTGTCGGCACCTTAGTGATGACATTGGTGGCCACTGTTTATCCTGCAATTAGAGCGGCTAATGTGCAGCCAGCGGCCGCACTCAGGTATGAGTAG
- the lolD gene encoding lipoprotein-releasing ABC transporter ATP-binding protein LolD translates to MNQELLLQVSHVSKRYQEGSVDTQVLHDVELQVFKGEQLAIVGSSGSGKSTLLHIMGTLDSPTSGSVTMLGEDLYKLSSQRQAQIRNENLGFIYQFHHLLPEFTALENVSMPALIQGKSRKQVEAKAKSLLERVGLAHRLSHTPAEMSGGERQRVAIARALINDPKLVLADEPTGNLDANSGEAVYELITELAAQLGTAFVVVTHDQSLAARMDRQLHMKDGHLVQAEELTA, encoded by the coding sequence ATGAATCAAGAATTACTGCTACAAGTTAGTCACGTTAGCAAACGTTATCAAGAAGGCTCAGTCGATACCCAGGTTTTACATGACGTTGAGCTACAAGTCTTTAAAGGCGAGCAATTAGCGATTGTGGGTAGCTCAGGCTCGGGCAAGAGTACCTTACTGCATATTATGGGGACCCTAGATAGCCCAACGAGTGGTAGCGTGACCATGTTAGGCGAAGACTTATATAAACTGTCGAGCCAGCGTCAAGCACAGATCCGCAACGAGAACCTTGGCTTTATCTATCAGTTCCACCATCTGTTACCGGAATTTACTGCTCTTGAAAATGTCTCAATGCCAGCGCTTATTCAAGGTAAGAGTCGAAAGCAAGTAGAGGCCAAGGCCAAATCCCTGCTTGAGCGAGTGGGGCTAGCCCATCGACTGAGTCATACTCCGGCCGAGATGTCGGGCGGTGAACGCCAACGAGTGGCGATAGCAAGAGCCTTGATTAATGATCCTAAGTTAGTTTTGGCCGATGAGCCGACAGGTAATTTAGATGCGAATAGTGGCGAAGCCGTTTATGAGCTGATCACCGAGCTTGCGGCGCAGCTTGGCACCGCATTTGTTGTGGTCACCCATGATCAAAGCTTAGCTGCCAGAATGGATAGACAGCTGCATATGAAAGATGGCCACCTAGTGCAAGCTGAGGAACTAACTGCATGA